In Ignisphaera sp., the genomic stretch CTATCCAGATATCGAGATTGAAACAATAAACAAATTCAACGCTCCACAACCAACACTTGTAGACTCTCCAATAGTAAAAACATTAATTCAAGCACTAAAAGAGCTAAGAGGTGTAGAGCCCGTCATTGGTGGGATTGGAGGTGGAACATTAGCAGCAAGCTTCAGAAAATTGGGTATACCAGCAGTTGCATGGGCAACACTAGACAATACCGCCCATATGCCAAATGAGTACAGCAAGATAAACAACTTGATTGAGGATGCAAAAATAATAGCATACCTGATGCTAAAATCATGAAGTTTCATTGGGATTCAACCTCTTCAAATTTTTTGTTCCCTAGTTTAATCACTGATTCCAAACCGACTATTGTTTACAACTGAAAGCCTCGCCGTTTATGGCGGGGATGGCGAAAAGTTTTAAACTGTTTTTGGTTGTTAGGAGGATTGGCGTAGTTAGGCATAGAGTTGATTGGAGATGGTGGGCAATGAGGGTTTCCCAACCCTAATCATAATGATGGGGGTTGGCCCCGAGCCCAAGGCAGTGAGAGTACTGCTTGAGATGGAGGGATCTCTGACCACCCTCGACTGCCCCACAAATGACAGATGTAAACAGGAATAGATGCGGGGGAACCGATGAATCGCCTCAGGAACCCTCGCCCTTCAGGGCGGGAGGAGGTTAGACAATCACATATAGCTTAAGTTTCATTGGTCTGGTTCTGACCTTGGCAATTAGATCTTTGTCTACGGAGTTTGCATGCCTCTGAGAATCTCTAGATGATCCTCTACATTCTCTTCCCTAGCCCTTGCATCTAGATAGCTCTGGTCTATTCTATCTTTCCACATGGCATAGAGCCAATAGGCCTTGTCTCTATCCTCTGTAGACCCCCAATACTTCCATCCAACGAGATACATTATTATAAGCTCTTCTATAGGTTCTAGATAGGCATGCTGGTTATCTATTATAATTTTTGTTGGCTGGGCCCTTCTTCTGTAAACTGTTGAGACGATATCTATAGATTTTAGCTGGAGAATTTCATAGGTTGGTAGAAATCCTCTGCCAATCCTCTCTGAAAACCTCTCTAGAAATAGCTCCAATACCTTTCTTGCTTTCTCTCCCTCAACGATTACATCTACATCCATAGTTCTATAAACCCTCCCAGTATATATTTCCACAGCAAACCCCCCTGTAACAACAATTCTTCCAATCCCCATCTGCTCAAATGCGCTGTTTAGCCATGCTATGAAAAATAGATACCTTTTACCCTCATCATAGATCCCTTGAAGCCTTGGAAAAATCCTCTCTATAAAATCTCCATAGAGTTTTTCAACAATCTCTTCTACATCTTTATCTCCAACACTCTTTGAAACCCTCTCCACTCAACCACCTCAATATACAGACTTATAAGCTCCTTACCTGTTTTGGCTAGCCTTACTAGATCGTCTAGGTTTCTTCTCGAAACCCTGTATCTACCCCTGCTAGTGTAAGAAATCTTGAACACCTCTCTAAATTTATTGCTAGGATACATAGATTTGAGCCTCCAAAGAGGGGTTGTGCATCTTGGCTCTGACTCTTTTTACCGCCCTATATTCTTTTTATTGCTAGTCCTGGTATATACAGTTTCTTTTCTATTCTGTTTAGTATCTCGCTTAAAAATAGTGTTATGACTATATAGAATATTGCTATGATGGTGTATATCTCTATGTATGCAAATGTTTTTGAGGCTATCCACTTCCCTGTGTAGACAAGCTCGGGCAAGGCAACGAAATATGCTATAGAGCTGAATTTCAGTAGGTATATCAGCTCATTTGAAAGCAGTGGCATGGCTATTCTAAGGGCTTGGGGCATAACAACATTTGCCAGTACACCAAGAGTATTTAATCCAAGAGAGTATGCAGCTTCCCACTGCGTTCTTGGGATAGAGCTTATTGCTGTTCTCCAATACTCTGATTGGTAAATAGCCGAGTTTAAACCCATTGCCACAACACTTGCTGAGAATGGATCTAGTTTCACACCGATTTGTGGCAATGCATAGTATATGAAGAAGAGCTGTACAACCATGGGGGTTCCTCTCACAAGCTCTACTAGCAACATTATCAATGCTTTTATTGGCTTTGGCGAAGATGCTCTTAGAATTGCTATGAGAGCCCCTCCGCCGAGGCCAATAGCAAAAGAAATGAATGTCACTTCAAGTGTTAGAATTAGAGCAGATAGCAACTCTGAACCATAGTTTGTGAAAATCCTTAGCACTTCCTCAATCATCTATGCAACCTCTCCATCCTGTATAGCTCCATTAGCTTTGAAACAAAGGCTCTTGTCCTCTCCTTCTCAGGATTGAGCAAAATCTTTTCTGGAGGGCCACTCTCAACTATTGTACCATCCTCCATAAACACAACCTCATCTGCTACCCTCATAGCAAACCCGAGCTCGTGGGTAACAATAATCATTGTCATTCTCTTTTCAGATAACTTTTCAAGAACCTTCAAAACCTCTACAGTAAGCTCTGGATCTAGGGCAGAGGTTGGCTCGTCTAGGAGTAGAAGCCTCGGGTTCATTGCTATAGCCCTTGCTATTGCAACCCTCTGTTGCTGACCACCAGATAGCTGGGCTGGATACTTGCTCCAAAGATCCTCTGTTATCCCAACTGACAAGAGAGCCTCGGCCGCAACCTTCTTGGCCTCCTCTCTACCCATCTTCTTAACCTTTACAAGACCCAGCATAACATTTTCTATTGCAGTCAAATGCGCGAATAGATTGTAGCTCTGAAACACAAACCCTATCTCCTGCCTAATTCTGTGAATATCTATGTTCCCACTTGTTATATCTATTCCATCGAATATTATCCTCCCCCTATCAGGCTTTATCAAAAGGTTCAGACATCTTAGAAGAGTTGATTTTCCAGAACCCGAAGGCCCTATGATTACAATTGTCTCCCCCTCGGGTACAGATAGGCTAACACCCTTTAGAATGTGTTGTTTACCAAAGTATTTGTGGATATCTATAGCCTCTAACAATACCTTCATATCGACCCACCATAGCCCAGCAAAGCTATTTTCTTGTGTATTAGATTGGCGGTATATGATATGCTAAGACATATTATTATGTATAGAATTGATACAGATATTAAGGGGAGGGCATATTCCATTCTAGCGTTAGCCAAGTTTATTGCAACAGTGAATATCTCTACAACCCCTATAGCATAAGCTATTGACGAATCCTTTAGAATCGTTGTAAATTCGTTTAGCAAAGCCGGGATAGATAGCAATATCACTTGTGGGAAGATAACATTGCGAAATGCATCCCATCTGCTAAAACCTATTGAAAGAGCGGCCTCAAATTGTCTAGCAGCAACAGCTTCTATAACACCTCTAAAAATCTGTGACTGGTATGAGGAGCTTATAATCCCAAGTCCAACTATAGCGGCAACAACATTATCTATTCTAAAACCGTAGAACACTATAAAAAGCATTAGAACAGGTGGGATGCTACGGAAAATCCTTGTGACATAGTCTATCACCTTAGCTAAGAAACCACCAAGAACTTGTAGAAAGGCTAGCAACGAGCCAAGTGCAAGACCTAGTGAAAAAGCTCCAAAGGACAGTAGAAAGGTGTTTGCAATACCATTCAAAGCTATGAATGAAATTGTTTGAAAAAGTTGTGCAAGGCTCATCTGGACTCTAGCCCGTGTATTTAGAGACTATAGCATCCCACTCACTACTATTAAGAATCTCATTCAAAGCCTTGTTTATCTGATCCAAAAGCTCTTTGTTGCCTTTTCTAACAGCTATTCCATACTCTTCACCAGTTTGTATAGTTGCTGTCACCTCAACATTGTATTTCTTTGCAAGAGCCTTGGCCACGGGAGAGTCTACTAAAACGGCATCGACCCTGCCATTAATAAGGTCTTGAACTGCTAGTGTGTATGAGGAATACCTCTTAATATTTATGCTAAGCCCCTTATTGACATATTCGTCGAGAAGCTCCTCAGCCGTGGTACCACTTTGAACACCAACAACATGGTTGGCCAGGTCCTCTATAGACGACGGCCTATAGGAAGACCCCTTAACAACTATTATAGCCTGATCAGCTTTCCAATACGGTATACTAAAATCAACTCTCTTAGCCCTCTCCTCAGTTATGGTCATACCAGATATAACAACATCCACTTGACCCTGTTCAAGAGCTGGTATAAGCCCATCGAAATCCATGCTCACAATCTGAACCTTGTACCCAAGCTTATTGGCTATAGCCTTAATCAAGTCAATGTCTATGCCGACAACCTCATTATTACTCTCATTTATAAATTCAAAGGGCGGAAAATCAGGCGAGGTACCAACTCTTAAGACTTTTTCTGCAGGCTTTGAGAAAACCAAGTAATAGGCTGCAAAGGCAACTATCGCAACAAGTATGATAGCCACTATTACGTATAGCCATCTACTCATTGCTATATACCTGCAAAGATTTTTTGATTGGGTATAGGTATAAAAGTTTTGATAAAAACCAATCCTTTGACCGTTGTTTTAAGCTTCATATAGGTTTGTAATGGTTCAATACCTATACCTCTCTCCACAACACCTTAGCACTTTTTAGTGCCCATTCTGAAAAACATACCAATAAATTTCACCAAATTTTTATTGAAAACAAAAGTTGTATCATGTAGAGCAAGGGTATTGTAGACTGTGATCCCTTAGTTGCCATTCTAATGCAAAATCCTATTAGCAACTTTGATGTTGTTAACACCAATATATTTGCATTAATTGCTGTGATATGACCTACAATAATTTTTCCAACAAATATGGATACTGCAATAGCTAAGGTGTATCTAAAGAATGTGTACTGGTTACTGAAACATTTTAAACAAACCTTGAGACATTTTCTTTGTGTTCGAGATAGTCCGATATTTTGTTATATGCATCTTTGAAGTCATTGCATAGGGTTTTTATACCGTGTTTTTGCATCAATGAATTTGCGCCAAAAACCTAGCTAATGTTTCATGATCAAGCACATGCTATGTATTTAAGAGCCATACTATACTTTTTTCTTACCTCTGCTTTATAATATGATATTATGTTAGCGTTGTGGCGGGCCCGGGGGGATTCGAACCTCCGACCACCGACTTCAGTGGCTTTGCTTCTCTGCTTTTCGTATGTATTCGCTACATAGTTCTAGTATTCCCTTGTAGTCGTCTGATGAGATATCGTCTCCTACTCTAAGCTCTAGGAGGCTTCTACACTCTTCTTCGCCGAGCCTGAGCCTGGCCATGGGTTCACCACTTACTTGTTTACTGTTGCTCACATAATTATGCCTTGCCGGCTCTTGGTTAGTGGGGAGCGCAGTGTCTCTTGTTGTGGAGAGTGATAGGAGCGTTGAAGCAGGGGTGAAGCAGAGGTACACAGTGTACGTAAAGCCATCGAAGAAGGTAGTCGTTACCAGACCGGGTTCAGAAGCAAGCGTATCATTACATGTAGAGTCGAACACCAGTCTAGAAGTCCACTTATTCGTCGAGGGACTAGAGCCGACCATAGCAACCTACACTCTTTCACCGCAGAGGGAATATATACCGTTCACTTCGAGCCTGGAGCTCCTAGTGTCGCATAACGTTATAATAAACTAATAATAAAAATAACTAGATATATGGTCTTGAAAATTGGGAAAAAATAGAAAATGAGTTGGGATATTAGCTGTTGCTAAAGCTTATTGTTACTGGGATATTCCAATGAACCGAGTAATCCCACTCCCACCAACACCAGAACAAGAAACAACTCTGGTACCAATGTCTGAATCCAGCAGCAGGGCCAAGTTCTATTGTATACGTTTGAGTGCCTGGATATGTTGGATATGTTTTGATATAAGCTACTGTAATTTCAAATGTCCATGCAGCTCCTAGTTCTGCAGAACTTGGTGGAGGTTCGTTGCAGTGCCAGAACTCCCAATGGCTCTTGGGGTAAACGTCTGTTAGAGACCATGATACACCATTTGCGCGCCATGATGTTGACTGAGTATAGCTCGCAGTGATGGCTGGCCCATTCTTAGATATTGAAGCTGATACGCTAAACGTTTCACTCCAACTTTGTGCACAACTTGTTTGAGATGACTGCGGAATCAAGTTGTAAATGCCAAAGACACCATATTTATCATAGATATATGGGCCAACGCCTCCACCAGTAGCACTTTGACCTGCTTTTCCAGCAACAGTAAATCCATCATTATTGCTTGAGGGATTTACAGGATCGACAATATCTCTCAAATACACTGCATACCATTCATGATATCCAGCCTGTGTATATCCAGCGAATTTATATACTTCATAGTAATAATATATGTTACCATAAGAACTACTTTGATAGCCATAACCAACCAATATCAAATTCCAATTTTGTTGTGTCACACCAGCATTTACATCAGGCAAGCATAGTATTGCTAACAGGCCTAAAAGAGCTAGCAGAACCGACAGATGCGCTCTGCCTATCGCCCTCATCATACTCACCCCTTCACCTCCCAGGTACTAAATCATTTTCTGCTTTTACAACTAACATTAGGGTATTAAGCAATGCCTTTTGGATTGCATCATCTATGTTGTTGAAGTCGTCGATATGCACTGTGCCTGTAAAATCGATTGGAACTAGCCGCCCATCTATGTTCCTATATGTCCTGCCTACAACGATTAACAAATTCTGTGATATGGTTTCGGCTCTTCCATCTTTATACTGTTTTGTGATTGTAACTCTAGATTCGCTAATGTAGCTGAGTGGTGGGTCAAATAATTTACTAATACTCTGAATTACTCTTGAATCATTTGCTACAAAAAGTATGTAGTTGCTGCCTCGTGCAAGTCCACGAAGAACATCGATGTTTCTAGCAGAAGAATTTATCTCTTTCAACACCTCCTCGTCTAACAGATTCAATATGACTATAGACGGCTTCCAAAGTTCGCTACCAGCAAGCGTGGATACACTACCACATCTTGTTGTCGAAGCGTTAATGTTCTTATAAGTCAAGA encodes the following:
- a CDS encoding amino acid ABC transporter permease translates to MIEEVLRIFTNYGSELLSALILTLEVTFISFAIGLGGGALIAILRASSPKPIKALIMLLVELVRGTPMVVQLFFIYYALPQIGVKLDPFSASVVAMGLNSAIYQSEYWRTAISSIPRTQWEAAYSLGLNTLGVLANVVMPQALRIAMPLLSNELIYLLKFSSIAYFVALPELVYTGKWIASKTFAYIEIYTIIAIFYIVITLFLSEILNRIEKKLYIPGLAIKRI
- a CDS encoding amino acid ABC transporter ATP-binding protein; this encodes MKVLLEAIDIHKYFGKQHILKGVSLSVPEGETIVIIGPSGSGKSTLLRCLNLLIKPDRGRIIFDGIDITSGNIDIHRIRQEIGFVFQSYNLFAHLTAIENVMLGLVKVKKMGREEAKKVAAEALLSVGITEDLWSKYPAQLSGGQQQRVAIARAIAMNPRLLLLDEPTSALDPELTVEVLKVLEKLSEKRMTMIIVTHELGFAMRVADEVVFMEDGTIVESGPPEKILLNPEKERTRAFVSKLMELYRMERLHR
- a CDS encoding ABC transporter permease subunit (The N-terminal region of this protein, as described by TIGR01726, is a three transmembrane segment that identifies a subfamily of ABC transporter permease subunits, which specificities that include histidine, arginine, glutamine, glutamate, L-cystine (sic), the opines (in Agrobacterium) octopine and nopaline, etc.): MSLAQLFQTISFIALNGIANTFLLSFGAFSLGLALGSLLAFLQVLGGFLAKVIDYVTRIFRSIPPVLMLFIVFYGFRIDNVVAAIVGLGIISSSYQSQIFRGVIEAVAARQFEAALSIGFSRWDAFRNVIFPQVILLSIPALLNEFTTILKDSSIAYAIGVVEIFTVAINLANARMEYALPLISVSILYIIICLSISYTANLIHKKIALLGYGGSI
- a CDS encoding basic amino acid ABC transporter substrate-binding protein, yielding MSRWLYVIVAIILVAIVAFAAYYLVFSKPAEKVLRVGTSPDFPPFEFINESNNEVVGIDIDLIKAIANKLGYKVQIVSMDFDGLIPALEQGQVDVVISGMTITEERAKRVDFSIPYWKADQAIIVVKGSSYRPSSIEDLANHVVGVQSGTTAEELLDEYVNKGLSINIKRYSSYTLAVQDLINGRVDAVLVDSPVAKALAKKYNVEVTATIQTGEEYGIAVRKGNKELLDQINKALNEILNSSEWDAIVSKYTG